A single region of the Vicia villosa cultivar HV-30 ecotype Madison, WI linkage group LG4, Vvil1.0, whole genome shotgun sequence genome encodes:
- the LOC131595701 gene encoding protein CHROMATIN REMODELING 19 codes for MKPELYEISDDEWENHTFKPSRVLKRPRSPPPPLESFAYKPPSQTVSSSDDDDCVEINGTTANTSECLDDLEDADVDERKTVPSTTTTRRRFIIDDDEDEFGGGNGNGDDVDLFEIDSTEDEIEIEEENEDDLVGRALQKCARISVELKGELFGSSGVACDRYSEVESCSVRIVTQDDVDVACGSEDSDFQPLLKPYQLVGVNFLLLLYRKGIAGAILADEMGLGKTVQAITYLTLLNHLHNDSGPHLIVCPASVLENWERELKRWCPSISVLQYHGAARTAYCKELNSLSKAGLPPPFNVLLVCYSLFERHSPQQKDDRKILKRWKWSCVLMDEAHALKDKNSFRWKNLMSVARNANQRLMLTGTPLQNDLHELWSMLEFMMPDIFASEDVDLKKLLSAEDTDLISRMKSILGPFILRRLKSDVMQQLVQKSQQVEYVMMVKQQEHAYREAIEEYRAVSQARLTKCSDLNSKNVLELLPRRQINNYFVQFRKIANHPLLIRRIYNEEDVVRFARKLHPLGAFGFECTMDRVIEELKSYNDFSIHRLLLHYRINDKKGILSDKYVMLSAKCRALSELLPSLKKNGHRVLIFSQWTSMLDILEWALDVIGLTYKRLDGSTQVAERQTIVDTFNNDTSIFACLLSTRAGGQGLNLTGADTVVIHDMDFNPQIDRQAEDRCHRIGQTKPVTIYRLVTKGTVDENVYEIAKRKLGLDAAVLESMEDIKEGDMPEKTMGEILSAILLKY; via the exons ATGAAACCCGAACTCTACGAAATCTCCGACGACGAATGGGAAAACCACACTTTCAAACCCTCTCGCGTCCTCAAACGACCTCGCTCTCCACCGCCGCCTCTCGAATCCTTCGCTTATAAACCTCCTTCTCAAACCGTTTCCTCCTCCGACGATGACGATTGCGTCGAAATCAATGGAACCACCGCTAATACCTCTGAATGCCTCGATGACTTAGAGGATGCTGACGTCGACGAGAGGAAAACAGTTCCCTCCACGACGACGACTCGTCGGAGGTTTATAATCGATGATGACGAGGATGAGTTTGGCGGAGGGAATGGGAATGGAGATGATGTTGATTTGTTTGAGATTGATTCGACTGAGGATGAGAttgaaattgaagaagaaaacGAAGATGATTTGGTTGGTAGGGCTTTGCAGAAGTGTGCTAGAATTTCTGTGGAGTTGAAAGGTGAGCTGTTTGGTTCTTCTGGAGTTGCTTGTGATAGGTATTCGGAGGTGGAATCTTGTTCAGTCAGAATCGTTACTCAG GATGATGTTGACGTTGCCTGTGGGTCTGAGGATTCGGATTTTCAACCTCTGTTAAAGCCGTATCAACTGGTTGGTGTCAATTTCTTGCTTCTGCTGTATCGGAAGGGTATTGCAGGAG CCATATTGGCAGATGAAATGGGGCTTGGCAAAACGGTTCAG GCCATCACATATTTGACTTTGTTGAATCACTTGCACAACGATTCTGGTCCACATCTTATAGTTTGTCCTGCTTCTGTTTTGGAAAACTGGGAAAGGGAACTAAAGAGGTGGTGCCCGTCCATTTCTGTTCTTCAATATCACGGGGCTGCTCGCACAGCATACTGCAAGGAGTTAAACTCCTTATCCAAGGCAGGATTGCCTCCCCCATTTAATGTTCTTCTTGTGTGTTATTCACTTTTCGAACGACACAG TCCACAGCAGAAGGATGATCGTAAAATCCTGAAGCGTTGGAAGTGGAGCTGTGTACTGATGGATGAGGCACATGCTTTAAAGGACAAAAATAGCTTTAGGTGGAAAAATTTGATGTCTGTTGCTCGAAATGCGAACCAACGCTTGATGCTGACAGGGACACCTCTTCAAAATGACTTACAT GAGTTATGGTCTATGTTGGAGTTTATGATGCCTGATATTTTTGCTTCTGAAGATGTTGATTTAAAAAAGTTACTAAGTGCTGAAGATACAGATTTAATTAGTCGTATGAAGTCTATCTTAGGGCCATTTATTTTGCGGCGTCTGAAATCTGATGTCATGCAGCAACTTGTTCAAAAATCACAGCAG GTTGAATATGTCATGATGGTAAAGCAACAGGAACATGCATACAGGGAAGCCATTGAGGAGTATCGTGCTGTTTCACAAGCTCGGTTAACAAAATGTTCTGATCTGAACTCAAAAAATGTTCTTGAACTTCTTCCTCGacgacaaataaataattattttgttcAGTTTCGCAAG ATTGCCAACCATCCCTTGTTGATAAGGCGAATTTATAATGAAGAGGATGTTGTTCGCTTTGCTAGGAAGCTACATCCATTGGGTGCTTTTGGCTTTGAATGTACTATGGACAGAGTTATAGAGGAGCTTAAAAGTTACAATGACTTCTCCATTCACCGG CTTTTACTTCATTATCGTATCAATGATAAAAAGGGGATTCTTTCAGATAAGTACGTTATGCTTTCTGCAAAATGTCGG gctctatcagaacttcttccGTCACTAAAGAAGAATGGTCATCGTGTCTTGATCTTTAGTCAATGGACATCAATGCTTGATATATTGGAGTGGGCCTTGGATGTTATTGGGCTGACCTACAAACGGCTTGATGGAAG CACACAGGTGGCAGAGAGGCAAACAATAGTCGACACATTCAATAATGATACTTCGATTTTTGCATGCTTGCTTTCCACTAGAGCTGGTGGACAAGGCTTAAACTTAACTGGAGCTGATACAGTTGTGATTCATGACATGGATTTTAATCCACAGATTGATAGACAGGCAGAAGATCGTTGTCATCGAATTGGTCAAACAAAGCCTGTAACCATATATAG ACTGGTGACAAAGGGAACAGTTGATGAGAATGTGTACGAGATTGCAAAGAGAAAGCTAGGATTAGATGCTGCTGTTCTAGAGTCCATGGAAGATATCAAAGAAGGGGACATGCCTGAGAAGACAATGGGAGAGATATTGTCTGCAATTTTGTTAAAATATTGA
- the LOC131598193 gene encoding uncharacterized protein LOC131598193 — MKNRVDSFIGWNHGNDSVLWNKETTKEFTVASCYSFYLNLQIPFGPPNRYDGLFGFLWKMEVPFKIKAFGWRLFLDRLPTIDGLVYRGMNFPFDTSKCALCGLVSEDRDHYFFGCLVGKKIWNVIAMWVGKGEFLDNKCMPHFWDWHLYFRSRKVKDSKLDLVWIATIWALWLLRNGVRFRKEA, encoded by the coding sequence ATGAAGAATCGAGTGGATTCGTTCATAGGTTGGAATCATGGCAACGACTCGGTTTTGTGGAACAAAGAAACGACGAAGGAATTTACGGTAGCATCTTGTTATAGTTTTTATTTGAACCTTCAAATTCCGTTTGGACCGCCTAATAGATATGATGGGCTTTTTGGGTTTCTTTGGAAAATGGAGGTCCCGTTCAAAATAAAGGCTTTTGGGTGGAGACTTTTTCTTGATAGGCTTCCTACGATTGATGGTttggtgtatagaggtatgaATTTTCCGTTTGATACGTCTAAATGCGCTTTGTGTGGTCTAGTATCCGAGGATAGGGATCATTActtttttggttgtttggtggGTAAAAAGATTTGGAATGTTATAGCTATGTGGGTTGGTAAAGGGGAGTTTTTGGATAACAAGTGTATGCCGCATTTTTGGGATTGGCACTTGTATTTTCGTTCGCGTAAAGTTAAAGATAGCAAATTGGACTTGGTGTGGATTGCCACTATTTGGGCCTTGTGGTTACTTAGGAATGGAGTGCGTTTTCGGAAGGAAGCTTAG